Proteins co-encoded in one Sebastes fasciatus isolate fSebFas1 chromosome 11, fSebFas1.pri, whole genome shotgun sequence genomic window:
- the glula gene encoding glutamate-ammonia ligase (glutamine synthase) a gives MATSASATLSKAVKKQYMELPQGDKVQAMYIWIDGTGEGLRCKTRTLDFEPKSIDDLPEWNFDGSSTYQSEGSNSDMYLLPAAMFRDPFRQDPNKLVLCEVLKYNRKPAETNLRITCSKIMEMVEDQVPWFGMEQEYTILGTDGHPFGWPSNGFPGPQGPYYCGVGADKAYGRDIVEAHYRACLYAGVEICGTNAEVMPAQWEFQVGPCEGINMGDHLWVARFILHRVCEDFGVIASFDPKPISGNWNGAGCHTNFSTKEMREDGGLKAIEDSIEKLGKRHSYHIRTYDPKGGLDNARRLTGHHETSNINEFSAGVANRGASIRIPRNVGQEKKGYFEDRRPSANCDPYGVTEALIRTCLLSEEGDEPADY, from the exons ATGGCCACGTCCGCCAGCGCCACGTTGAGTAAAGCTGTTAAGAAGCAGTACATGGAGCTCCCTCAGGGGGATAAAGTCCAAGCCATGTACATTTGGATAGACGGAACCGGAGAGGGGCTTCGCTGCAAAACCAGGACTCTGGATTTTGAGCCCAAAAGCATTGATG ATCTACCTGAGTGGAACTTCGACGGCTCCAGTACCTACCAGTCCGAGGGCTCCAACAGCGACATGTATCTGCTCCCTGCTGCCATGTTCCGGGATCCGTTCCGTCAAGACCCCAACAAGCTGGTCCTGTGTGAAGTGCTCAAGTACAACCGCAAACCTGCAG AAACCAACCTTCGAATCACATGTAGCAAGATTATGGAGATGGTGGAGGACCAGGTTCCCTGGTTCGGCATGGAGCAGGAGTATACCATCCTGGGCACAGACGGACACCCTTTCGGCTGGCCATCTAATGGTTTCCCTGGACCACAAG GTCCATACTATTGTGGCGTGGGAGCTGACAAAGCCTATGGCAGAGATATAGTGGAGGCCCACTACAGAGCGTGTTTGTATGCTGGAGTTGAGATCTGTGGCACGAATGCAGAAGTGATGCCTGCTCAG TGGGAGTTCCAGGTTGGACCTTGTGAAGGGATCAACATGGGCGATCATCTCTGGGTGGCACGTTTCATCCTGCACCGCGTCTGTGAAGATTTTGGCGTGATCGCCTCCTTTGACCCCAAGCCAATCTCTGGCAACTGGAACGGTGCTGGCTGCCATACAAACTTTAGCACAAAAGAGATGAGGGAAGATGGCGGATTAAA AGCTATTGAGGACTCCATTGAGAAGCTTGGGAAGAGGCACAGCTATCACATCCGCACCTATGATCCCAAAGGGGGGCTCGACAACGCCCGCCGTCTCACCGGCCACCACGAAACCTCAAACATCAACGAATTCTCCGCAGGCGTGGCCAACCGCGGCGCCAGCATCCGCATTCCTCGTAACGTCGGCCAGGAGAAGAAGGGCTACTTCGAGGACCGCCGCCCGTCGGCCAACTGCGACCCGTACGGTGTGACCGAGGCCCTGATCCGCACCTGTTTGCTGAGCGAGGAGGGAGATGAACCTGCGGATTATTAA